One part of the Rothia sp. ZJ932 genome encodes these proteins:
- the obgE gene encoding GTPase ObgE has translation MANFVDRVVLHVSGGHGGHGCVSVRREKFKPLGGPNGGNGGNGGDVILRVDGQTTTLLEYHHSPHQHAPNGDIGRGDMHHGFNGETLVLPVPEGTVVKDKEGNVLADLVKIGDEYLAAQGGYGGLGNAALASNKRKAPGFALLGTPGDERDVVLEVKSIADVALVGYPSAGKSSLIAAMSAARPKIADYPFTTLIPNLGVVEAGDTRFTVADVPGLIEGASEGKGLGHRFLRHVERSSALAHVIDCATLEPNRDPITDYEVIANELANYEVDPTAGVPVPLHERPQLIVLNKIDVPEARELAEFVRPMFEERGLRVFEISTASHEGLRQLSFAMAQLVAEDRAEQAKREAAAPVVEVEVIKPKSMRGKKKQEFTIRREERNLEPLFRVIGEKPERWIQQTDFNNDEAVGYLADRLARLGIEDQLFKMGARAGDAVVIGEQTDAVVFDWEPTMVGGAELLSSPRGTDARLEELIRPTRAEKRVEYKERMDAKTAARDELEAERKAGIWTESVDAKRQEKN, from the coding sequence ATGGCAAACTTTGTAGATCGCGTTGTTTTGCACGTTTCTGGTGGGCACGGTGGTCACGGTTGCGTGTCTGTACGCCGTGAAAAGTTTAAGCCGCTGGGTGGCCCCAACGGTGGTAACGGTGGCAACGGCGGAGATGTAATCTTGCGCGTGGACGGTCAGACTACTACCTTGTTGGAGTACCACCACAGCCCCCACCAGCATGCCCCCAATGGCGATATTGGACGCGGCGACATGCACCACGGTTTTAACGGTGAAACCTTGGTTTTGCCGGTGCCTGAGGGAACCGTTGTTAAAGATAAAGAAGGCAATGTTCTTGCCGATCTGGTCAAGATCGGTGACGAGTACCTAGCTGCCCAGGGTGGCTACGGTGGCTTGGGCAATGCGGCTCTTGCTTCAAATAAGCGTAAGGCACCGGGTTTTGCTCTCTTGGGCACCCCCGGCGATGAGCGTGATGTTGTGCTTGAGGTTAAATCAATTGCTGATGTTGCCCTGGTGGGTTACCCCTCAGCTGGTAAGTCTTCGCTGATTGCGGCAATGAGTGCGGCCCGCCCCAAGATTGCTGATTACCCCTTCACCACCTTGATTCCTAACCTAGGCGTTGTTGAGGCTGGCGATACCCGCTTTACCGTGGCGGACGTCCCCGGTCTGATTGAGGGTGCGTCTGAGGGTAAGGGCTTAGGTCACCGCTTCTTGCGCCATGTGGAGCGCTCATCGGCGCTGGCGCACGTCATTGACTGTGCTACCTTGGAGCCTAACCGCGACCCCATCACCGACTATGAGGTCATTGCTAATGAGCTTGCCAACTACGAGGTTGATCCCACTGCCGGTGTTCCTGTGCCCCTGCACGAGCGTCCGCAGCTGATTGTATTGAACAAGATTGACGTGCCCGAGGCACGCGAGTTAGCTGAGTTTGTTCGCCCCATGTTTGAAGAGCGCGGGCTACGGGTTTTTGAAATCTCGACCGCTTCACACGAGGGTCTGCGTCAGCTGAGCTTTGCGATGGCTCAGTTGGTTGCTGAAGACCGCGCTGAGCAGGCTAAGCGTGAAGCTGCTGCACCCGTTGTTGAGGTTGAGGTTATCAAGCCCAAGAGCATGCGCGGCAAGAAGAAGCAGGAATTCACCATTCGCCGTGAAGAGCGCAACCTTGAGCCTTTGTTCCGCGTCATTGGTGAAAAGCCCGAGCGTTGGATTCAGCAGACCGACTTCAATAACGATGAAGCCGTGGGTTACCTAGCTGACCGCCTGGCACGTTTGGGCATTGAAGATCAGCTCTTCAAGATGGGTGCTCGTGCCGGTGACGCTGTAGTGATTGGTGAGCAGACGGACGCTGTAGTCTTCGACTGGGAGCCCACGATGGTGGGCGGCGCTGAGCTATTGAGTTCACCGCGTGGTACTGACGCTCGTCTGGAAGAGCTCATTCGCCCCACCCGCGCTGAGAAGCGAGTGGAGTACAAGGAGCGTATGGACGCGAAGACTGCGGCTCGTGATGAACTGGAGGCTGAGCGTAAGGCGGGTATCTGGACAGAGTCTGTTGACGCTAAGCGCCAAGAAAAGAACTAA
- the proB gene encoding glutamate 5-kinase, whose amino-acid sequence MEREHMPRAQRIVVKVGSSSLTSVENSLDELAIATISDVLAKLKRSNPHVELVFVSSGAIAAGLAPLGLKRRPKDLATQQAAASVGQSLLMTRYTDIFARYGVTVSQVLLTVEDLIAQDRYTNVHRQLERLLDLGVMPIVNENDAVATAELKFGDNDRIAALVAHTVKADALVLLSDVDALYDKHPDEGGVRVHTVSSPDALEGLSIGAAGSAVGSGGMATKVMAASLAAASGIPALVTSASKAREALAGQDVGTWFYATGTRRSTRMLWLEHLADARGAIMLDAGAVAAVKRRNSLLAAGITGVEGAFEATEPVNLIDMQGTVIARGLAAYDAASMRSMVGLHSREIIDQLGDEFDGTVVHADNIALVTS is encoded by the coding sequence ATGGAGCGGGAGCACATGCCGCGCGCACAGCGCATTGTGGTCAAGGTCGGGTCATCATCGCTGACATCGGTGGAGAACTCTTTAGATGAGTTAGCGATTGCCACTATTTCTGATGTGTTAGCAAAGCTCAAGCGCTCTAACCCTCATGTTGAGCTGGTTTTTGTGTCCTCCGGCGCTATTGCCGCAGGTCTTGCGCCTTTGGGGCTGAAACGACGCCCTAAGGATTTAGCAACCCAGCAGGCTGCTGCGTCTGTGGGGCAGTCTTTGTTGATGACCCGCTACACCGATATTTTTGCCCGCTACGGAGTGACCGTCTCGCAGGTTCTGCTGACCGTTGAAGATCTCATTGCCCAAGATCGTTACACCAATGTACACCGCCAGTTAGAGCGTCTGCTGGATTTGGGGGTTATGCCCATTGTGAATGAAAATGACGCGGTGGCAACGGCTGAGCTTAAATTTGGCGATAATGACCGCATCGCAGCCCTGGTGGCTCACACTGTCAAGGCTGATGCCTTGGTGCTGCTTTCTGATGTTGATGCGCTCTATGACAAGCATCCGGATGAGGGGGGCGTCCGTGTGCACACAGTATCGTCTCCCGATGCTCTTGAGGGGTTGAGCATCGGGGCTGCGGGTTCTGCTGTGGGTTCAGGGGGAATGGCAACCAAAGTCATGGCGGCTTCTCTGGCTGCTGCCTCCGGCATTCCCGCCTTAGTCACCAGCGCCTCTAAGGCGCGAGAAGCTCTGGCGGGGCAGGACGTTGGCACCTGGTTTTACGCTACCGGTACACGTCGTTCTACCCGTATGCTGTGGCTGGAACACCTCGCTGATGCCCGCGGGGCTATTATGTTGGATGCTGGTGCGGTGGCGGCGGTAAAGCGTCGTAATTCTTTGCTGGCGGCTGGCATCACCGGGGTGGAGGGTGCCTTTGAGGCGACCGAGCCGGTGAACCTGATAGATATGCAGGGTACCGTTATTGCCCGTGGGTTAGCAGCCTACGATGCAGCTTCTATGCGTTCTATGGTGGGGTTGCACAGCCGGGAGATTATCGATCAGCTTGGGGATGAATTTGATGGCACGGTGGTTCATGCCGACAATATTGCCCTGGTCACAAGCTAG
- a CDS encoding glutamate-5-semialdehyde dehydrogenase, with protein sequence MTEQPNTTLPLDTLKAVTDMAYDARVASRVLAKADTDWKNMALEAIARQLEKKSDVIVRSNAEDLEREKKVGMSDAMLDRLKLDVHRVQQLADAMRELKTLPDPVGEVVRGSTLPNGLRMVQSRVPMGVVGAIYEARPNVTVDIAGLAIKSGNAVMLRGGSAAARTNETLVNLIRNALDKTSLPMDCVQSVDEFGRDGAQALMMARGAIDVLIPRGGRDLIQTVVRNAQVPVIETGEGNCHIFVDVSADSDAAAKILVNAKAQRPGTCNAVETLLLAKGANAATSVLDALVKAGVRLHVDDASRLLLPEDADAVAATEEDWATEYGSLDLAVKTVANLDDAIHHIRQYSTGHSEAILTDSVSNAETFIREVDSAAVYVNASTRFTDGGQFGLGAEVGISTQKLHARGPMGLEQLTTTKWVVRGDGHTRP encoded by the coding sequence ATGACCGAACAGCCCAACACCACCCTTCCCCTTGACACGCTCAAGGCAGTGACCGATATGGCGTATGACGCGCGGGTGGCTTCGCGGGTGCTCGCAAAAGCTGACACGGACTGGAAGAATATGGCGCTTGAAGCCATTGCCCGTCAGCTGGAGAAGAAGAGCGATGTTATTGTTCGGTCAAACGCTGAGGATCTAGAGCGCGAAAAGAAGGTGGGCATGAGTGATGCTATGCTCGATCGTCTTAAACTCGATGTGCACCGTGTACAGCAGCTAGCTGATGCGATGCGCGAGTTGAAGACGCTGCCTGATCCCGTAGGCGAGGTAGTGCGCGGTTCAACCCTGCCCAACGGTTTGCGCATGGTGCAGTCCCGCGTACCGATGGGCGTGGTGGGAGCTATTTACGAGGCGCGCCCTAACGTCACGGTGGATATCGCCGGTCTTGCTATCAAATCGGGTAATGCCGTGATGCTGCGTGGTGGTTCTGCTGCTGCTCGCACTAATGAGACTCTGGTGAACCTCATTCGCAATGCCCTTGATAAAACCTCCCTGCCTATGGACTGTGTGCAGAGCGTTGATGAATTTGGTCGCGACGGCGCCCAAGCCCTTATGATGGCTCGCGGTGCCATTGACGTGCTGATTCCTCGCGGTGGACGCGACCTGATTCAGACCGTAGTGCGTAACGCCCAGGTGCCCGTTATTGAAACAGGGGAAGGCAACTGCCACATCTTTGTTGATGTCTCAGCAGATAGCGATGCGGCAGCTAAGATTCTGGTCAATGCCAAGGCTCAGCGCCCCGGCACCTGCAACGCCGTTGAAACTCTGCTTCTTGCCAAAGGCGCTAACGCCGCCACCAGCGTCCTGGATGCTCTGGTGAAAGCCGGTGTGCGCCTGCACGTTGATGATGCAAGCCGTCTGCTGCTGCCCGAAGACGCGGACGCGGTTGCCGCAACTGAGGAGGACTGGGCAACCGAATACGGTTCACTGGATCTCGCCGTCAAAACTGTAGCGAACCTTGACGACGCTATCCACCACATTCGCCAGTACTCCACCGGCCATTCAGAGGCGATTCTCACTGACTCCGTGAGCAACGCCGAAACCTTTATTCGTGAGGTAGACTCAGCGGCAGTTTACGTGAACGCCTCTACCCGTTTCACCGATGGCGGTCAGTTCGGTCTGGGCGCAGAAGTGGGTATCTCCACCCAAAAACTGCACGCCCGCGGTCCCATGGGACTCGAACAGCTCACCACCACCAAATGGGTTGTGCGCGGTGATGGCCATACCCGCCCCTAA
- the nadD gene encoding nicotinate-nucleotide adenylyltransferase codes for MNPQPRSTIGSLTLLEKTEGRIRLGIMGGTFDPIHHGHLVAASEAAAVLELDEVVFVPTGKPWQKEGSRTVTDAEHRYLMTVVATAANPQFTVSRVDIDRGGFTYTIDTLRDLKAQRPNADLFFITGADAMNHIMTWKDAEDMWDLAYFVGVTRPGHELQLPALQDTSKAALLEVPALAISSTDVRDRAAAGMPVWYLVPDGVVQYINKYELYTADSDDDHRYLSGLPLQDGR; via the coding sequence GTGAACCCCCAACCGCGCTCAACCATTGGCTCACTTACCCTTCTTGAAAAAACTGAGGGACGCATCCGCCTGGGCATCATGGGCGGAACCTTCGACCCCATTCACCACGGTCACCTGGTCGCTGCCAGCGAAGCCGCCGCAGTACTGGAACTTGACGAAGTCGTCTTTGTACCCACCGGCAAACCCTGGCAAAAAGAGGGCTCACGCACCGTAACCGACGCTGAACACCGTTATCTCATGACGGTTGTTGCTACCGCAGCTAACCCCCAGTTCACCGTCTCTCGCGTTGATATTGACCGCGGTGGCTTCACCTACACCATCGACACCCTGCGCGACCTCAAAGCCCAACGCCCCAACGCAGACCTCTTCTTCATCACCGGCGCAGACGCCATGAACCATATCATGACCTGGAAAGATGCCGAGGACATGTGGGACCTCGCCTACTTTGTAGGGGTCACCCGCCCCGGTCATGAACTGCAGCTACCTGCTCTCCAAGACACCAGCAAAGCAGCACTGCTTGAGGTGCCTGCGCTCGCTATCTCCTCCACGGATGTGCGCGATCGCGCGGCAGCCGGCATGCCGGTGTGGTATCTGGTGCCCGACGGCGTGGTGCAGTACATCAACAAGTACGAGCTGTACACCGCTGATAGCGATGATGACCACCGTTATCTTTCGGGCTTGCCTCTGCAAGATGGACGTTAA
- the rsfS gene encoding ribosome silencing factor, translated as MAAAKESIEALKVAARAAEDAQATNLLAVDASEQMGLIDGFLVASAHNERLVNAVADKVEDALREELGLKPVHREGRASGRWILLDFADIVVHVQHEEDRAFYALDRLWAEAARIELGVESEAAVAEVETEAEATKIITDDDVVGEEGR; from the coding sequence ATGGCTGCGGCTAAAGAATCAATTGAAGCCCTGAAGGTAGCTGCCCGCGCGGCAGAAGATGCACAGGCAACTAACCTTTTGGCGGTCGATGCCTCAGAGCAGATGGGTCTCATTGACGGCTTTTTGGTGGCGAGCGCGCACAATGAGCGCTTGGTCAACGCTGTTGCTGACAAGGTTGAGGACGCCTTGCGCGAAGAACTGGGTTTGAAGCCTGTTCACCGTGAAGGTCGTGCGTCCGGACGCTGGATTCTGCTTGATTTCGCTGACATTGTGGTGCATGTGCAGCATGAAGAGGATCGCGCTTTCTATGCTTTGGACCGTTTGTGGGCTGAGGCTGCTCGTATTGAACTCGGTGTGGAGAGCGAAGCTGCTGTGGCTGAGGTAGAGACCGAAGCTGAGGCCACCAAGATTATTACTGATGATGATGTGGTGGGTGAGGAGGGGCGCTAA
- a CDS encoding DUF2200 domain-containing protein — protein sequence MSHRIFSTAVADVYPNYVAKAERKGRSEAEVREIFCWLTGLTDAQLQTTLDEKKSFEDFFAEVDLNPNAALITGSVCGVKVQEVEDPLMQKIRYLDKLIDELAKGKAMEKILRTPK from the coding sequence ATGAGTCACCGTATTTTTTCTACGGCAGTAGCTGATGTTTACCCTAACTATGTGGCAAAAGCGGAGCGTAAGGGTAGGAGTGAAGCGGAGGTTCGCGAGATTTTTTGCTGGCTGACCGGACTGACCGATGCTCAGCTGCAGACTACACTTGATGAGAAGAAGAGCTTTGAGGACTTCTTCGCCGAGGTAGATCTCAACCCCAACGCAGCCTTGATTACCGGTAGCGTGTGCGGGGTTAAGGTACAGGAGGTTGAAGACCCCCTCATGCAGAAAATCCGCTATTTGGATAAGCTCATTGACGAACTCGCCAAAGGCAAGGCGATGGAGAAAATTCTACGGACGCCGAAATAA
- a CDS encoding class I SAM-dependent methyltransferase yields the protein MHTSTVENLRARAETLASSLDRLINADAAYAADADVLILEDASFALTLWAVARVLDAHQDTEISASTSFEGRSPKVFVRNRSYATSLALHELLQEVGCRDSVAISGIDAQGKISVETLAPVDFLNYHNFHGTLAMGKLPKSHGALADMAQAFSQYLLASGGAVPSARLVLGGNTKHMSITFNETLGRFFAQVRGLRGKGKNRCLEASEPLPCAESSQGVKQQSISLRGFGGVFSGAKADCGGQLLAQVACDVLDAWRGSASVLDFGCGNGSVTVQLLEHSSQLQSVTATDIDSDAVRSAIANVGGDSRVSVTWDDAAARLPDAAFDLVLLNPPFHDGTAVDMTLVRPLLAASHRLLVPGGTLLVVYNSHARYRGVIEDLFGASTQVMRDKTFTVVRATR from the coding sequence GTGCATACATCAACTGTTGAAAACCTGCGAGCGCGAGCTGAGACTCTCGCCAGTTCCCTGGATCGTCTGATTAATGCGGACGCCGCCTACGCGGCAGATGCCGACGTTCTTATTCTGGAGGACGCGAGTTTCGCCCTGACCCTGTGGGCTGTTGCCCGGGTACTTGACGCTCATCAGGATACCGAGATCAGCGCGTCCACTTCATTCGAGGGTAGAAGCCCAAAAGTGTTCGTTCGCAACCGCTCCTATGCTACGAGCCTCGCCCTGCACGAGCTGCTACAAGAAGTGGGCTGCCGAGATAGCGTTGCCATTTCGGGTATCGACGCGCAGGGGAAGATTTCCGTTGAGACGCTCGCCCCCGTAGATTTTCTGAACTACCACAACTTTCACGGCACCCTTGCGATGGGCAAACTACCCAAGTCGCACGGTGCGCTCGCTGATATGGCGCAGGCTTTTTCGCAGTATCTTCTTGCCAGCGGTGGTGCGGTGCCTTCTGCCCGTCTAGTGCTGGGTGGCAACACCAAGCATATGAGCATTACTTTTAATGAGACCCTGGGCAGGTTCTTTGCTCAGGTGCGGGGCCTACGCGGCAAAGGAAAGAATCGCTGTTTAGAGGCAAGTGAGCCACTGCCGTGTGCTGAAAGCTCACAGGGGGTGAAGCAGCAGAGTATCTCTTTGCGGGGTTTTGGTGGGGTTTTCTCTGGTGCTAAGGCTGATTGCGGTGGGCAGCTGTTGGCGCAGGTAGCCTGCGATGTGCTGGATGCGTGGCGGGGGAGCGCGAGCGTGCTTGATTTCGGGTGCGGCAACGGTTCGGTAACAGTGCAGCTGCTGGAACACTCTTCCCAGCTGCAGAGTGTTACCGCAACAGATATTGATAGTGATGCTGTTCGCAGTGCTATTGCTAATGTGGGCGGGGATTCTCGCGTGAGTGTTACGTGGGATGACGCGGCTGCCCGCTTACCCGATGCGGCTTTTGACCTGGTGTTGTTGAACCCGCCCTTCCATGATGGTACGGCGGTTGATATGACGCTGGTTCGCCCCCTGCTGGCAGCGTCTCATCGGTTGCTGGTGCCCGGTGGAACTTTGTTGGTGGTGTACAACTCTCATGCCCGCTATCGTGGCGTGATTGAAGATTTATTCGGCGCAAGCACGCAGGTGATGCGCGATAAAACCTTTACCGTGGTGAGGGCAACCCGCTAG
- a CDS encoding DoxX family protein gives MILSQLASRTALASIFLLGGKSQVENAEYIGGAVSSVAKKYNLLVEGTQVAKLSGITMATLGTTLALGLAPRTSAVVLAGMLVPTTVIGHPFWSMEDGAEKTNHTISAIKNLSIIGGLLHLATKK, from the coding sequence ATGATTTTGTCACAGTTAGCATCCCGCACTGCTCTTGCCAGCATCTTTCTCCTCGGCGGTAAAAGCCAGGTAGAAAACGCCGAGTATATTGGCGGAGCAGTCTCATCAGTAGCCAAAAAGTACAACCTGCTCGTAGAAGGCACCCAGGTTGCAAAACTTTCAGGCATCACCATGGCGACCTTGGGTACCACCCTCGCCCTCGGCCTTGCCCCTCGCACCTCAGCCGTAGTGCTGGCAGGCATGCTGGTTCCCACCACCGTCATCGGTCACCCCTTCTGGTCAATGGAAGACGGCGCTGAAAAGACCAACCACACCATTTCGGCTATCAAGAACCTCTCCATCATCGGCGGTCTGCTACACCTAGCAACCAAGAAGTAA
- a CDS encoding App1 family protein, with product MNTHPIQTAAHKADNIAYRIGTRIHRWRENRARDKGLEEVMVANPGYGSTSWIRIIGRALYKTDGFEEIIDSMVHNDTAQGAIRGWRSFSSIAISHAPVTVTIDGNTIYYLTTNKGGVLDEKIAVQLEPGIHTITLQTQRSQPAETEVFIVPDNQKIGILSDVDDTVMVTALPRPMLAAWNSFVVDEHARIPTPGMAVLMERLTKAHPTAPIMYLSTGAWNVSPTLTRFLSRNGYPKGTFLLTDWGPTPTRWFRSGADHKVRELTRLAQEFPQMKWILIGDDGQRDPDIYNGFAVRYPQNVAAILIRNLTTGETILSKTTRVWADNRAKEITHGDLWEEANDGATFSQALKEKDLL from the coding sequence ATGAACACCCACCCCATCCAAACCGCTGCCCACAAAGCAGACAACATCGCCTACCGCATCGGCACTCGCATCCACCGGTGGCGCGAAAACCGCGCTCGCGATAAAGGATTGGAAGAGGTCATGGTAGCTAACCCCGGATACGGCTCAACCTCATGGATCCGCATCATCGGCAGGGCACTCTACAAAACAGACGGATTCGAAGAAATTATCGACTCAATGGTGCATAACGACACCGCCCAAGGCGCCATCCGCGGATGGCGCTCCTTCTCATCCATCGCCATCTCCCACGCACCAGTCACCGTCACCATCGACGGCAACACGATCTACTACCTCACCACCAACAAAGGGGGAGTCCTCGACGAAAAAATCGCTGTACAACTCGAACCCGGCATCCACACCATCACCCTACAAACCCAACGCTCCCAACCCGCCGAAACTGAAGTCTTCATCGTCCCTGACAACCAAAAAATCGGAATCCTCTCAGACGTCGACGACACCGTCATGGTCACCGCCCTACCCCGCCCCATGCTCGCCGCCTGGAACTCCTTCGTCGTCGACGAACACGCCCGCATCCCCACCCCCGGCATGGCAGTACTCATGGAACGCCTCACCAAAGCACACCCCACCGCCCCCATCATGTACCTCTCCACCGGCGCCTGGAACGTCTCACCCACCCTCACTCGCTTCCTCTCACGCAACGGCTACCCCAAAGGCACCTTCCTCCTCACCGACTGGGGCCCCACCCCCACCCGCTGGTTCCGCTCAGGCGCAGACCACAAAGTCCGCGAACTCACCCGCCTCGCCCAAGAATTCCCCCAGATGAAATGGATCCTCATCGGCGACGACGGTCAACGCGACCCCGACATCTACAACGGCTTCGCCGTCCGCTACCCCCAAAATGTCGCCGCAATTCTCATCCGCAACCTCACCACCGGCGAAACCATCCTCTCCAAAACCACCCGCGTCTGGGCAGACAACCGCGCCAAAGAAATCACCCACGGCGACCTCTGGGAAGAAGCCAACGACGGCGCGACCTTCTCACAAGCACTCAAAGAAAAAGACCTACTTTAA
- the nrdH gene encoding glutaredoxin-like protein NrdH, producing MSVTVYTKPACVQCNMTYRTLDKNGIEYKVVDVTEDAAALAYIKDLGYMQAPVVVAGEDHWSGFQPDKINALAA from the coding sequence ATGTCAGTTACGGTGTACACCAAGCCCGCATGCGTTCAGTGCAACATGACTTACCGTACCCTGGACAAAAACGGCATTGAGTACAAGGTCGTTGACGTGACTGAAGACGCCGCGGCTCTGGCGTACATCAAAGATTTGGGCTACATGCAGGCACCCGTCGTTGTTGCCGGTGAAGACCACTGGTCAGGTTTTCAGCCCGATAAGATCAACGCGTTAGCTGCCTAA
- the nrdI gene encoding class Ib ribonucleoside-diphosphate reductase assembly flavoprotein NrdI has protein sequence MFAVIQRAVQAPQDPAEPLVVYFSSVSENTHKFVQKTGVRNLRLPLTAKDEIPQVNEPYVLCIPSYGRPNGSGSVPPQAVKFLNNAENRKHLTGVMGAGNTNFGDLYCVAADIVAAKCQVPILYKFELMGTTEDVTKVQEGLKEFWTKNSFHTSLAQS, from the coding sequence GTGTTTGCTGTGATACAGCGTGCAGTTCAGGCCCCACAAGATCCCGCCGAACCCCTGGTGGTGTACTTCTCCTCGGTCTCAGAAAACACGCACAAGTTCGTGCAGAAAACCGGAGTGAGGAACCTGCGCCTACCGCTTACAGCCAAGGACGAAATTCCGCAGGTTAACGAACCTTACGTGCTGTGCATACCCAGCTACGGGCGTCCTAACGGCAGCGGATCAGTGCCACCTCAGGCAGTGAAATTTTTGAATAACGCAGAGAATAGAAAACATCTCACCGGCGTTATGGGAGCAGGAAACACAAACTTTGGCGATCTCTACTGCGTAGCAGCAGATATAGTCGCCGCTAAATGTCAGGTGCCGATACTCTATAAATTCGAGTTGATGGGCACCACCGAAGATGTCACCAAAGTACAAGAAGGATTGAAAGAATTTTGGACGAAAAACTCCTTTCACACGTCGTTAGCACAGAGCTAG